In Mytilus edulis chromosome 13, xbMytEdul2.2, whole genome shotgun sequence, a single window of DNA contains:
- the LOC139500250 gene encoding uncharacterized protein, with amino-acid sequence MTSIIYSVGKDRFGVVPQGKQPTKEGHSNRRQKKIKELRGDLRRLKKRYKVANENERLPLQHVRKETREKLKTLTRAETHRRDRKKKAKERATFTANPFQYMKRLFGVRGSGKLENSREEVEEHLIKTHSDERRGEDLEECEKLLTPEEPKEQFDESDLKFQEVQDVVRKARAGSAPGPNGISYRVYKNCPRLIRMLWKLLKVICIGEGER; translated from the coding sequence ATGACGTCCATTATTTACAGTGTAGGAAAGGATAGATTTGGAGTGGTACCACAAGGGAAACAACCAACAAAAGAAGGCCATAGTAACCGGAGACAGAAGAAGATCAAGGAATTGAGAGGAGACTTGAGAAGGTTAAAGAAGAGATACAAAGTCGCCAATGAGAATGAAAGGTTACCATTACAGCATGTAAGAAAGGAAACTAGGGAGAAACTTAAGACACTTACAAGAGCAGAAACTCATAGAAGAGATAGAAAGAAAAAGGCAAAGGAGAGAGCAACATTTACAGCAAACCCATTTCAGTATATGAAGCGATTATTTGGAGTGAGAGGATCTGGTAAACTGGAAAACTCGAGGGAAGAAGTGGAAGAACATCTCATTAAGACCCACAGCGATGAGAGACGAGGAGAAGACCTGGAAGAGTGTGAGAAATTGTTAACACCAGAGGAGCCAAAAGAACAGTTTGATGAGTCAGACCTGAAGTTCCAAGAAGTGCAGGACGTAGTGCGAAAGGCAAGAGCAGGGTCAGCTCCAGGACCAAATGGTATTTCATATAGGGTATATAAGAACTGTCCCAGACTGATCAGAATGTTGTGGAAGCTATTAAAAGTAATTTGCATTGGAGAAGGAGAAAGATGA
- the LOC139500248 gene encoding uncharacterized protein — MTLRDSKDAKVRGANVKIRTGRKWKAKEAVTEAETRLKHSVIVGVTAVSRQGFGMTTKPRWDTANEKGRRELVQQEIRQMEEESRKVKAVEMKQQVYDVLPSPSNLYTWGLIEDPTCTLCKDKPASLQHVLSACPVALKDGRYTWRHDSVLKRIEAKLDTTRRKKRKMQKNIMFVNFVRAGEKKDNQAECLGILGTASDWQMTADIHQRMSFPAEIAATSLRPDIVIWSQGTRQAVLLELTVTWEDRIEEAYERKKAKYQQLVEDCKQR; from the exons ATGACGTTGAGAGACAGCAAAGATGCTAAAGTGAGAGGAGCCAACGTAAAGATCAGGACAGGAAGAAAATGGAAAGCAAAGGAAGCAGTTACGGAAGCTGAGACCAGACTAAAGCACAGTGTCATCGTTGGTGTAACAGCAGTTAGTAGACAGGGATTTGGTATGACAACAAAACCAAGGTGGGATACAGCAAATGAGAAGGGACGGAGGGAACTGGTTCAACAGGAAATACGACAGATGGAAGAAGAGAGTAGGAAAGTTAAGGCAGTAGAAATGAAACAGCAGG TGTATGATGTTTTACCAAGTCCATCAAACCTCTATACCTGGGGGTTGATAGAAGACCCAACATGCACCTTATGCAAAGACAAACCAGCATCTCTACAGCATGTGTTGTCAGCATGTCCAGTCGCACTGAAAGATGGAAGATATACATGGAGGCATGACAGTGTATTGAAAAGAATAGAAGCAAAGTTGGATACCACCAGGAGAAAGAAGAGAAAGATGCAGAAGAACATCATGTTTGTAAATTTTGTGAGGGCTGGAGAAAAGAAAGACAACCAGGCGGAATGTTTAGGGATACTTGGAACAGCATCAGACTGGCAGATGACAGCAGACATACATCAACGCATGAGTTTCCCAGCAGAAATAGCAGCAACATCGCTAAGACCAGATATAGTCATTTGGTCACAGGGAACTAGGCAGGCGGTATTGCTGGAACTAACAGTCACATGGGAAGACAGAATAGAGGAAGCTTATGAAAGAAAGAAGGCAAAATACCAGCAGCTAGTAGAGGATTGCAAACAGCGGTGA